In a single window of the Orenia metallireducens genome:
- a CDS encoding isocitrate dehydrogenase (NAD(+)): MYDVTLIPGDGIGPEITKSIREIIEATGVKINWEIVNAGEGVMDQYGTPLPEEVLESIKKNKVALKGPITTPVGSGFRSVNVAIRQKLDLYVNLRPAKTMKGAPTKFENLDVVIFRENTEGLYAGIEHMVGEDAAESIKIITRKASERIVRAAFEYAKENNRKKVTAVHKANILKLSDGLFKAVAEEIAKDYPEIEFDNKIVDNMCMQLVQYPENYDVLVLPNLYGDIVSDLCAGLIGGLGLTPGANLNDELAVFEAVHGSAPDIAGQNKANPIALLLSACMMLNHLGEKQAAVAIEDAVAEILAEGKVLTGDLGGTASTTDITAEIINKVKKNLEKSV, encoded by the coding sequence ATGTATGATGTAACTTTGATACCTGGTGACGGAATTGGACCAGAGATTACTAAATCAATTCGTGAAATTATAGAAGCAACAGGAGTTAAGATTAATTGGGAGATAGTTAATGCTGGAGAAGGGGTAATGGATCAGTATGGAACTCCTTTACCTGAAGAGGTATTAGAATCAATTAAGAAGAATAAAGTGGCTTTAAAAGGGCCTATTACTACTCCTGTAGGTAGTGGATTTAGAAGTGTAAATGTTGCTATCAGACAGAAGCTAGATTTATATGTTAATCTAAGACCAGCTAAGACTATGAAAGGTGCTCCGACTAAGTTTGAAAATCTAGATGTTGTTATCTTTAGAGAGAATACTGAAGGGTTATATGCAGGAATTGAGCATATGGTCGGTGAGGATGCTGCTGAGAGTATTAAGATTATTACTCGTAAGGCTTCAGAACGAATTGTTAGAGCAGCCTTTGAATATGCTAAGGAGAATAATCGTAAGAAGGTAACTGCTGTACATAAGGCAAATATCTTAAAGTTAAGTGATGGATTATTTAAAGCTGTTGCAGAAGAGATAGCAAAGGATTATCCTGAAATTGAATTTGACAATAAGATTGTTGATAATATGTGTATGCAATTAGTACAATATCCTGAAAATTATGATGTATTGGTATTGCCTAATCTTTATGGTGATATTGTTTCAGATCTTTGTGCTGGATTAATTGGAGGTTTAGGTTTGACTCCAGGTGCTAACTTAAATGATGAGCTTGCTGTCTTTGAGGCTGTCCATGGTTCAGCTCCAGATATAGCAGGGCAGAATAAGGCTAATCCTATTGCTCTATTATTATCTGCTTGTATGATGTTAAATCATTTAGGAGAGAAACAGGCAGCAGTGGCAATTGAAGATGCAGTAGCAGAGATATTGGCTGAAGGAAAGGTACTAACTGGAGATTTAGGTGGTACTGCTAGTACTACAGATATAACTGCTGAGATTATAAATAAGGTTAAAAAGAATTTAGAGAAGAGTGTTTAA
- a CDS encoding citrate/2-methylcitrate synthase produces the protein MLERINECLCFCNITEERMKKEYSEIMVTLLDKGYFPGLKGIPIVESKISNIDGEKGILTFRGYPVEELAKHCSYEDVCYLLLKEDLPTEDERTELRKELLKYKDVDINIANSIAHMDRNLHPMYMLSISVLLLQGSDSTSFNIKNQEENIQRAIRLIAKLPTLIGIYRTKDPDFAQGKEFDSFAHYALYCLDEQSAKNQDLVNIFEQLLILHADHTINNSTFSVRAVGSSHASIFASISSAINSLSGPLHGGANEKVISMLEEIKSPENIEAYIESKISEGEKIMGLGHRVYKTYDPRGVYFKKELLPKIFNEDNPFKIDKHLDNLYNIAQGVEEVALKRFGNKGIYPNVDFWSGLILKAMNIEPNYFTTIFALGRIMGWAAHWLENIESKNAIFRPKQLYKGLDIRHIDK, from the coding sequence ATGTTAGAAAGAATAAATGAATGTCTATGCTTTTGCAATATCACAGAAGAGAGAATGAAAAAAGAATACTCAGAGATAATGGTTACTTTACTTGATAAGGGTTACTTTCCAGGTCTTAAAGGAATACCGATAGTTGAATCCAAAATTAGTAATATTGATGGAGAGAAAGGAATACTTACCTTTAGAGGATATCCAGTAGAAGAATTAGCAAAGCATTGCTCCTATGAAGATGTCTGCTATCTCTTACTCAAAGAAGATTTACCAACTGAAGATGAAAGAACTGAGTTAAGAAAAGAACTTCTTAAATATAAGGATGTGGATATTAATATAGCTAATTCAATTGCACATATGGATAGAAATCTGCATCCTATGTATATGTTAAGTATCAGTGTACTATTGCTACAAGGTAGTGATTCTACCTCTTTTAATATTAAAAATCAAGAAGAGAATATACAAAGAGCTATCCGCTTAATAGCAAAGCTACCTACGTTGATTGGAATATACAGAACCAAAGATCCTGACTTTGCTCAAGGTAAAGAGTTTGATTCTTTTGCTCACTATGCTTTATACTGCCTTGATGAACAATCAGCTAAAAATCAGGATTTAGTAAACATATTTGAACAGTTATTGATTTTACATGCTGACCATACTATAAATAATAGTACCTTCTCAGTTAGAGCTGTGGGGTCTTCTCATGCAAGTATCTTTGCTTCTATCTCTTCAGCTATCAATTCACTATCAGGACCACTTCATGGTGGGGCTAATGAGAAGGTAATTAGCATGTTGGAAGAGATTAAATCACCTGAGAACATAGAAGCTTATATTGAAAGTAAAATATCTGAAGGAGAGAAGATAATGGGGCTAGGTCATCGAGTTTATAAGACCTATGACCCTCGCGGAGTCTACTTTAAAAAGGAATTATTGCCTAAAATATTCAATGAAGATAATCCTTTTAAAATAGACAAACATTTAGATAACTTATATAATATAGCTCAAGGTGTTGAAGAAGTTGCTCTAAAACGTTTCGGTAATAAAGGTATCTACCCAAATGTAGATTTCTGGTCAGGCTTGATTCTTAAGGCGATGAACATTGAACCAAATTACTTTACAACTATATTTGCTTTAGGAAGAATTATGGGTTGGGCTGCTCATTGGCTAGAGAATATAGAATCTAAGAATGCTATATTTAGACCAAAGCAGTTATATAAAGGTTTAGATATAAGACATATAGATAAGTAG
- the gatB gene encoding Asp-tRNA(Asn)/Glu-tRNA(Gln) amidotransferase subunit GatB, whose translation MLDGYEMTVGLEIHVQLDTDTKIFCGCKNEFGAEPNNHTCPICLGLPGTLPVLNEKAVEYIVKAGLALNCEINTFSKFDRKNYFYADLPKAYQISQFDLPFCEDGHVMIQLEDGADMKIGITRIHLEEDAGKLNHAGEGIASSDSSLVDYNRVGTPLIEIVSEPDIHSPEQAIAYLKKIKSILEYIGVSDCDMSQGSMRADVNISVAPKGSDKLGTRTELKNMNSFKAIEKALKYEPKRQIKVLESGGEIIQGTLTWDDEAGKTIPMRSKEEAHDYRYFPEPDLVPVILDQEWIEGIRETLPELPDARQKRYVEELGIPEYDAMVITADREMADFFEAVVEEHNDAKAISNWIMGDFSRLLNEESITIAEVKFKPADLAKMLKLMDEGTISSKIAKTVFEEMFATGKDPDTIVEEKGLKQISDTSELEKIIDQVIADNQSALEDYRGGNKNVFGFFIGQTMKATRGKANPGMVNKILREKLEG comes from the coding sequence ATGTTAGACGGATATGAGATGACCGTTGGATTAGAGATCCACGTTCAATTAGATACAGATACAAAAATTTTCTGTGGTTGCAAGAACGAATTTGGAGCAGAACCAAATAACCACACTTGTCCAATCTGTTTAGGTTTACCAGGAACATTACCAGTTTTAAATGAAAAAGCAGTAGAGTACATAGTTAAAGCAGGGCTTGCTTTAAATTGTGAAATCAATACTTTTAGTAAATTTGATCGTAAGAATTACTTCTATGCTGATTTGCCAAAGGCTTATCAGATTTCTCAATTTGACTTACCTTTCTGTGAAGATGGACATGTTATGATTCAACTTGAAGATGGAGCAGATATGAAGATAGGTATTACTCGAATCCATTTAGAGGAGGATGCTGGTAAATTAAATCATGCAGGTGAGGGTATAGCAAGCTCTGACTCTAGTCTAGTTGATTATAACCGAGTTGGGACTCCATTAATTGAGATTGTAAGTGAACCAGATATTCACTCTCCAGAACAAGCTATTGCATACTTAAAGAAGATTAAGAGTATCTTAGAGTATATTGGAGTTTCCGATTGTGATATGTCTCAAGGGTCAATGAGAGCAGATGTTAATATCTCTGTTGCTCCTAAAGGTTCAGATAAATTAGGAACTAGAACAGAGTTGAAGAATATGAACTCTTTTAAAGCTATTGAGAAGGCTTTAAAGTATGAGCCAAAGCGTCAGATTAAGGTTTTAGAATCTGGTGGAGAGATTATTCAAGGTACTTTGACTTGGGATGATGAGGCAGGAAAGACTATTCCAATGAGAAGTAAAGAAGAGGCTCATGATTATCGTTACTTCCCTGAGCCAGATTTAGTACCTGTTATTCTAGACCAGGAATGGATAGAGGGGATTAGAGAGACCCTTCCGGAATTACCAGATGCTCGTCAGAAGAGATATGTAGAAGAGTTAGGGATTCCAGAGTATGATGCAATGGTTATTACTGCTGATAGAGAGATGGCTGACTTTTTTGAAGCAGTTGTTGAAGAGCATAATGATGCTAAAGCTATCAGTAACTGGATAATGGGAGACTTCTCAAGACTTTTAAATGAAGAGTCAATTACTATCGCAGAGGTTAAATTCAAGCCAGCAGATTTAGCTAAAATGCTAAAATTAATGGATGAAGGAACAATTTCAAGTAAGATTGCTAAGACTGTTTTTGAAGAGATGTTTGCTACAGGGAAAGATCCAGATACTATTGTAGAAGAGAAGGGTCTAAAACAGATTAGTGATACAAGTGAATTAGAAAAGATTATTGATCAAGTTATTGCTGATAATCAAAGTGCATTAGAAGATTACCGTGGAGGTAATAAGAATGTATTTGGTTTCTTCATTGGTCAGACGATGAAAGCTACTCGTGGAAAAGCAAATCCAGGAATGGTTAATAAGATTTTAAGAGAGAAATTAGAGGGATAA
- the gatA gene encoding Asp-tRNA(Asn)/Glu-tRNA(Gln) amidotransferase subunit GatA, giving the protein MELYQLTAHQLHEKLVNKEVTAREITESIYNRIEAVEEDVKAYITLTKEDALKQADKVDEKIANGEEIGPLAGIPIAIKDNMSTEGVKTTCASKILHNYKPPYDATVIKKLSAEDYIMVGKTNMDEFAMGSSNENSGFYPTANPWDLTRVPGGSSGGSAAAVAAGEAIISLGSDTGGSIRQPAAFCGVVGMKPTYGLVSRYGLVAFASSLDQIGPFSKDITDCAIALNYIAGHDEFDSTSANREVPDYTASLNKDITGMKIGVPSEYFGDGIDQEVKDAVWTAIKKLEELGAEYEEVSLPHTEYALSAYYLIAPAEASSNLARYDGVRYGLRSEEVKGLVDMYKKTRQEGFGDEVKRRIMLGTYALSSGYYDAYYKKAQKVRTLVKQDFDRAFEKYDVLISPTTPTTSFKAGAKKDPLEMYLSDICTIPINLAGIPALSMPCGLDSNGLPIGLQIMGNHFGEEKILQIAHAFEQATDFHKKRASL; this is encoded by the coding sequence ATGGAACTTTACCAATTGACTGCTCATCAGTTGCATGAGAAGTTAGTGAATAAAGAGGTCACTGCTAGAGAGATTACAGAATCTATATATAATAGAATTGAAGCAGTTGAAGAAGATGTGAAAGCTTACATAACTTTAACGAAGGAAGATGCTTTAAAGCAAGCTGATAAGGTGGATGAAAAGATAGCTAATGGTGAAGAGATTGGACCATTAGCAGGGATTCCAATTGCAATTAAGGATAATATGTCAACTGAAGGTGTAAAGACTACTTGTGCTTCTAAAATATTACATAATTACAAACCACCTTATGACGCTACAGTAATTAAGAAGTTATCAGCTGAGGATTATATTATGGTAGGTAAGACCAATATGGACGAATTTGCTATGGGCTCTTCTAATGAGAACTCTGGATTCTATCCAACAGCAAATCCTTGGGATTTAACAAGGGTGCCAGGAGGTTCTAGTGGTGGTTCTGCTGCAGCAGTAGCTGCTGGAGAAGCTATTATCTCTTTAGGTTCAGATACAGGAGGATCTATTAGACAACCAGCTGCTTTCTGTGGAGTAGTAGGAATGAAGCCAACTTATGGTTTAGTATCCCGTTATGGATTGGTAGCCTTTGCTTCTTCTTTAGATCAAATCGGTCCATTTTCTAAAGATATAACTGATTGTGCTATCGCTTTAAATTACATAGCTGGTCATGATGAATTTGATTCTACTTCTGCAAATAGAGAGGTGCCAGATTATACAGCAAGTCTGAATAAAGATATCACAGGAATGAAGATAGGTGTGCCAAGTGAATACTTTGGTGATGGAATCGATCAAGAGGTTAAAGATGCTGTTTGGACTGCAATCAAGAAGTTAGAAGAGTTGGGTGCAGAGTATGAAGAGGTATCATTACCCCATACTGAATATGCACTATCTGCATATTATCTAATTGCTCCAGCAGAGGCTAGTTCTAACTTAGCTCGTTATGATGGAGTTCGTTATGGTTTAAGAAGTGAAGAGGTAAAAGGTTTAGTTGATATGTATAAGAAGACTCGTCAAGAAGGATTTGGTGATGAGGTTAAGCGTAGAATTATGTTAGGAACTTATGCTTTAAGTTCTGGTTACTATGATGCTTACTATAAGAAGGCTCAAAAGGTAAGAACCTTGGTTAAACAAGATTTTGATAGAGCCTTTGAGAAGTATGATGTCTTAATTTCACCAACAACTCCAACTACATCTTTTAAAGCAGGGGCTAAAAAGGATCCATTAGAGATGTATTTATCAGATATCTGTACTATTCCAATTAACTTAGCAGGTATTCCTGCATTATCTATGCCTTGTGGATTAGACAGTAATGGATTACCGATTGGATTACAGATTATGGGTAATCACTTTGGAGAAGAGAAGATTTTACAGATTGCTCATGCCTTTGAACAAGCAACTGATTTCCATAAAAAGAGAGCTAGTTTATAA